The Primulina tabacum isolate GXHZ01 chromosome 7, ASM2559414v2, whole genome shotgun sequence genome includes a window with the following:
- the LOC142550763 gene encoding L-type lectin-domain containing receptor kinase S.6-like — MSLMVAQWECLRRKKMKFLAVEFDTFKDEKYGDLNNDHVGIDVDSFASVKVSNVSAIELELNSGEKLQSWIDHEASSKILEVRLGRILGGKKPVDPLLSHHIDLSRMWKNEDVLLGLSSSSGNSSQKCNIYSWSFVSRTMPHWMHSEPMNPETFTEKGEGDMKVHKTRSDCAMKILAALIFGGGCGALGAVVVLFVFAIFGNRRPVTPEDLAVQPKKLEHKKLGSAIHKAIQDVLARAWRSSLALRRHLLLQQHLTDPFLLLPPPVKSTKLLEYSEYPSILG, encoded by the exons ATGTCTTTAATGGTGGCTCAGTGGGAATGTTTGAGGAGGAAAAAAATGAAGTTTCTTGCAGTTGAATTCGATACGTTTAAGGATGAGAAGTATGGTGATTTGAATAATGACCATGTTGGGATTGATGTTGACAGTTTTGCATCTGTGAAAGTGAGCAATGTTTCAGCCATCGAGTTGGAGTTAAATAGTGGAGAAAAATTACAATCTTGGATTGATCACGAAGCAAGTTCTAAAATATTAGAGGTTCGATTGGGAAGAATATTGGGAGGCAAGAAGCCAGTTGACCCTTTGCTTTCCCATCATATTGACTTGTCAAGAATGTGGAAAAACGAGGACGTTCTTCTGGGATTAAGCTCGTCGAGCGGGAATTCGTCGCAAAAGTGTAATATATATTCGTGGAGCTTTGTTTCGAGAACTATGCCCCATTGGATGCATTCAGAGCCGATGAATCCGGAGACATTCACGGAGAAGGGAGAAGGAGATATGAAAGTTCACAAGACAAGAAGTGATTGTGCTATGAAAATACTAGCTGCATTAATCTTCGGCGGTGGATGTGGAGCACTTGGTGCCGTTGTTGTGTTATTTGTGTTTGCTATCTTCGGCAATAGGCGACCTGTGACACCGGAGGACTTGGCTGTTCAACCCAAGAAACTCGAGCACAAAAAGCTCGGCAGCGCTATCCATAAAGCCATCCAAGATG TACTTGCGCGTGCATGGCGTTCTTCCCTGGCTCTTCGTCGTCACCTACTCCTTCAGCAACACCTTACGGACCCTTTTTTGCTTCTTCCTCCACCGGTCAAGAGTACAAAACTATTAGAATATTCGGAGTATCCATCGATACTCGGATGA